TATCATCGTCTGCTCATCCGGCAGCTGAACATGGCGGTCGATGCCGGCTGGCGGGGGCCCTTCGCCACCGTCTTTTTCGGCGGCGGCACACCGTCGCTGCTTCGCCCCGGCCAGGTCGCCGAAATTCTGGAGGCGGTCGCCGCCGGACCGGGACTGGCTCCGGACGCCGAAATCAGCTTCGAGGCCAACCCGGGTACCCTGGGACCCGACACCTTGCGGCAGCTGCGCTCGCTCGGGGTCAACCGGCTTTCTCTCGGCGTGCAGAGCCTTGACGACGGGCGGCTGCGGCAGCTGCGGAGACTGCACGATGCCACCACCGCCTGCCGGGTCATCGACGAGGCGCGGCGGGCTGGCTTCGACAACCTTTCCTGTGACCTGATGTTCGCTCTGCCGGGGCAGGATTGCCGCGAGCTGGAAGGGGAGTTGCGCCGCCTGCTCGCCTTTGCTCCCGAGCATGTTTCGATCTACGGTCTGAGTATCGAGGAAGAGACGCCATGGGCGGCTGCGCCGCCGGCGCTGCCGGACGAAGAGACCTATGCCGCCATGTACCGGCTGATTCACGGCCTGCTTGCCGATGCCGGCTACCGGCACTACGAAATCTCCAATTTCGCGCAGCCCGGCCGGGAGTGCCGGCACAACCTGGCCTACTGGCGGCGGCGCACCTGCCTGGGGCTGGGTGCGGGGGCGCACAGCTTTTCCGCCGCCGGCTGGGGCGAGCGGCTGGCGACACCCGCCGATCTCGACCTGTACCGGCGGCGGCTGGACGGGGGGCGCGACCCCATGCAGAGCCTGGAGCAGTTCGACCGGCGGGGCGCCATGGCCGAGACCGTCTATCTGGCACTGCGCACGGCGGACGGACTGAGCGCTGCCGGCTTCCGGGAGATTTTCGGCCAGGATTTCGCCGAGGTCTTCGCCGTCGCCCGGACGCGGGCGGGCGATGCATTGCGCCGGGAAGGTGACCGCTGGTTTCTCTCCTGGCGCGACTGGCTGCTCTATGATCATCTGATCGCGTATTTTCTCTGATTTTTCGCTGGAATTTGCCCGGCCCTCTCCTTGACAAAGGGTAGGGCCGTTGTTATTTTGTACGCCGCTAGCACTCCGGGGCCGAGAGTGCTAAACGGCGCCGCGGAGTTTCCGCTGTCGCGACCTGACCGGGCCGGTTCTGCCGGCTCAGTTTTTTCCGGGTGAAAGATGACGTCGGAACTTTCGGAACGCAACAGATTCATTCTCGAGGCGATCATCGAGGAGCATATCGCCACCGCCGAGCCGGTCGGCTCGCGCACCGTGGCGCGGCGGCATCCGCTCGGCCTGTCGCCGGCGACTATCCGCAACGTGATGGCCGACCTGGAGGAACTGGGCTACCTGAAGTCGCCTCACACCTCGGCGGGCCGGGTTCCGACGGAAAAAGGCTATCGCTTCTATGTCGATTCGCTGCTGCAGGTGCGCAAGCTGACGCCGAGCGAGCAGAAGAAGCTGAGCAGCAGTTACCAGCTGCGCGGACGCAAGGTCGAGGAGGTGCTGCGCGATATCAGCCGCACCCTTTCGTCCATCTCCCGCTATACCGGCCTGGTGATGGCGC
This region of Geothermobacter ehrlichii genomic DNA includes:
- the hemW gene encoding radical SAM family heme chaperone HemW, with translation MSGLYLHIPFCRRKCPYCDFFSVAGREELLASYHRLLIRQLNMAVDAGWRGPFATVFFGGGTPSLLRPGQVAEILEAVAAGPGLAPDAEISFEANPGTLGPDTLRQLRSLGVNRLSLGVQSLDDGRLRQLRRLHDATTACRVIDEARRAGFDNLSCDLMFALPGQDCRELEGELRRLLAFAPEHVSIYGLSIEEETPWAAAPPALPDEETYAAMYRLIHGLLADAGYRHYEISNFAQPGRECRHNLAYWRRRTCLGLGAGAHSFSAAGWGERLATPADLDLYRRRLDGGRDPMQSLEQFDRRGAMAETVYLALRTADGLSAAGFREIFGQDFAEVFAVARTRAGDALRREGDRWFLSWRDWLLYDHLIAYFL